In Listeria monocytogenes, the following proteins share a genomic window:
- a CDS encoding helix-turn-helix domain-containing protein, giving the protein MTLLEVIKKLCKKRGISVTMLENELELPDNTIYQWKNRTPSVDRLQVVADYFNVSVDYLLGRTDNPQIDSDIPPEAVTLAAHIDPAATEEDMKKILEYIDFIQQKYK; this is encoded by the coding sequence ATGACTTTGTTAGAAGTGATAAAAAAACTTTGTAAAAAAAGAGGAATAAGCGTTACTATGTTAGAAAATGAATTAGAACTTCCCGATAATACAATATATCAATGGAAAAATAGAACTCCAAGCGTGGATAGATTACAAGTAGTTGCTGATTACTTTAATGTATCTGTGGACTATTTATTAGGAAGAACCGACAATCCGCAAATTGACTCCGACATCCCGCCGGAAGCAGTAACTTTGGCGGCGCACATTGATCCCGCTGCCACAGAAGAAGATATGAAAAAAATTCTTGAATATATTGATTTCATTCAACAAAAATATAAATAA
- a CDS encoding YozE family protein, with amino-acid sequence MTFYDFLITYYLSENSPLGDLAHDVQLDGNFPTESKSEDEIRDYFSNIGTPGFQEALDEALNYFRRL; translated from the coding sequence ATGACTTTTTATGATTTTTTAATAACTTATTACCTTAGCGAAAATAGTCCTTTAGGCGATCTAGCTCATGATGTTCAACTAGATGGTAATTTCCCAACAGAAAGCAAAAGCGAAGATGAAATCAGGGATTATTTTTCTAATATTGGTACTCCTGGCTTCCAAGAGGCTTTAGATGAGGCGTTAAATTATTTTAGAAGACTATGA
- a CDS encoding helix-turn-helix domain-containing protein produces the protein MSVEHQRFAVAVYAKLKAINMKQSDLAKMLGISNPYLSDIINGKRDALKVRKEIAEILEIDGD, from the coding sequence ATGTCAGTAGAACATCAGCGTTTTGCGGTTGCAGTATACGCAAAACTAAAAGCAATAAATATGAAACAATCTGATTTAGCAAAAATGTTAGGTATTAGCAATCCTTATTTGTCAGATATTATCAATGGTAAAAGAGATGCGTTGAAAGTTAGAAAAGAAATTGCGGAAATTTTAGAAATAGATGGTGATTAA
- the dcm gene encoding DNA (cytosine-5-)-methyltransferase, translating to MKFLDLFAGIGGFRLGMERAGHECVGYVEIDKFARKSYQAIHDTEGEWTREDITKVTDEEWRTLRGTVDIICGGFPCQSFSIAGKRLGFEETRGTLFFEIARAAKQIQPRYLFLENVKGLLSHNKGETFATILTALHELGYDAEWQILNSKDFGVPQNRERVFIIGHLRGAGGREIFPLAEASRTADESRVIANTLTARYPYSQREGTYIETTRKSEQVMPVLTPDRIIKRQNGRRFKTLGEPAFTLTAQDQHGIIVFGELEGSGREQSNRIYSEKGLAPTLTTMQGGGQEPKIAIVGNVNPSKRGMNGEVYSSEGLAPTLTTNKGEGQKVAIIQKARGYNKGGKHDIAPTLSSSSWQENNLLQKGNFRIRKLTPRECWRLQGFPDWAFDRAAEVNSNSQLYKQSGNSVTENVIWKIAKLFKEEQA from the coding sequence GTGAAGTTTTTAGATCTGTTTGCAGGTATTGGCGGATTTCGTTTAGGTATGGAACGCGCCGGACATGAGTGCGTGGGCTATGTTGAAATTGATAAATTCGCACGAAAGAGTTACCAAGCAATTCACGATACGGAAGGAGAGTGGACACGTGAAGACATCACAAAAGTTACAGATGAGGAGTGGAGAACGTTGCGCGGAACAGTTGACATTATTTGCGGAGGATTTCCTTGTCAATCATTCTCAATCGCAGGAAAGCGACTGGGCTTCGAAGAAACTCGAGGAACTTTGTTCTTTGAAATTGCTAGAGCAGCTAAACAAATCCAACCACGCTATTTATTCCTTGAAAACGTTAAAGGGTTACTATCGCACAACAAAGGAGAAACGTTCGCTACAATCCTTACCGCGCTTCATGAACTGGGGTACGATGCGGAATGGCAGATTCTTAACAGCAAAGATTTCGGAGTCCCACAAAACAGAGAACGCGTGTTCATTATCGGACATCTTAGAGGAGCAGGTGGACGAGAAATATTTCCTCTCGCAGAAGCATCTAGAACGGCTGATGAAAGCAGAGTCATTGCAAACACGCTTACTGCCCGATACCCATACAGTCAACGAGAAGGCACATATATTGAAACGACAAGGAAAAGCGAGCAAGTAATGCCAGTTTTAACACCAGATAGAATTATAAAAAGGCAAAATGGACGAAGGTTTAAAACACTAGGTGAGCCAGCGTTCACTTTAACCGCTCAAGATCAGCACGGAATCATTGTGTTTGGTGAACTGGAAGGATCAGGACGAGAGCAAAGTAACCGTATTTATAGCGAAAAAGGTTTGGCTCCAACTTTGACGACGATGCAAGGCGGTGGACAAGAGCCAAAAATAGCAATAGTCGGAAATGTGAATCCTAGTAAAAGAGGGATGAATGGTGAAGTTTATTCAAGTGAAGGGTTAGCGCCAACATTAACAACAAATAAAGGCGAAGGTCAAAAAGTAGCCATTATTCAAAAAGCGCGTGGCTATAACAAGGGAGGAAAACACGACATAGCGCCTACATTATCATCAAGTAGTTGGCAAGAAAATAATTTATTACAGAAAGGTAATTTCAGAATTCGAAAACTAACACCTCGTGAGTGCTGGCGCCTTCAAGGATTTCCGGATTGGGCATTTGATCGAGCAGCAGAAGTAAATAGCAATAGTCAATTATATAAACAATCAGGAAATAGCGTTACAGAGAATGTAATTTGGAAAATAGCGAAATTATTTAAGGAGGAACAAGCATGA
- a CDS encoding YopX family protein — protein MRDIEYRAFVKETKKMLPVTDLCFNETEAAGVSGCGNANCTLCVDWYSFDDVVLMQYTGLKDKNGKKIFEGDIVNCKFFDRMVSDIAGVINFIDCVWAVSDFKNKRLYQLIDVDNIEIIGNIHENSEILEEQ, from the coding sequence ATGAGAGACATTGAATATAGAGCGTTTGTAAAAGAAACTAAGAAAATGCTTCCAGTCACTGATTTGTGTTTTAACGAAACAGAAGCTGCAGGTGTGAGCGGTTGCGGAAACGCAAATTGCACGCTGTGCGTCGACTGGTACAGCTTTGATGATGTCGTGCTGATGCAATACACAGGTTTAAAAGACAAAAACGGCAAGAAGATTTTTGAAGGGGATATAGTCAATTGTAAGTTTTTTGACAGAATGGTTAGTGATATTGCTGGTGTAATTAATTTTATTGATTGCGTGTGGGCAGTAAGTGATTTCAAGAATAAACGACTATATCAGTTGATAGATGTTGATAACATTGAAATTATCGGCAACATACACGAAAATTCGGAAATATTGGAGGAACAGTAA
- a CDS encoding siphovirus Gp157 family protein, with the protein MTTLYSIQEKYQQLLNLAEQLDPEILKDTLESIEDELETKAENVAFVIKELEGQSLILDVEIKRLSERENTINNNVKRLKQSLHDAMLVANKQKIKTNLFTLDIRKNPHSVLVEDERKLINYLVEQPKKLDKAKLKDDLKKGIDVPGAVLVQTERLQIK; encoded by the coding sequence ATGACAACACTTTATTCCATTCAAGAAAAGTATCAACAGTTATTAAATTTAGCTGAGCAATTAGATCCAGAGATATTAAAAGATACACTTGAAAGCATTGAAGATGAATTAGAAACAAAAGCAGAAAATGTTGCGTTTGTTATTAAAGAATTAGAAGGGCAATCACTTATTTTAGATGTAGAAATTAAACGTTTATCAGAACGAGAAAACACGATTAACAATAATGTGAAGCGACTGAAACAATCACTACATGATGCTATGCTAGTTGCTAATAAGCAAAAAATAAAAACGAATCTATTTACATTAGATATTCGGAAAAACCCTCACAGTGTACTTGTAGAAGATGAGAGGAAGTTAATTAATTATTTAGTTGAACAACCTAAGAAGCTGGATAAGGCTAAGTTAAAAGATGATTTGAAAAAAGGCATTGATGTACCAGGAGCCGTTTTGGTTCAAACGGAAAGACTACAAATAAAATAA
- a CDS encoding AAA family ATPase: MEFIQSEKMKRSEYFNIMIYAKPGAGKTTTIKYLEGKTLMLDCDGTSKVLSGLPNITIATLDPRNPVQDMADFYGYAKAHAEEYDNVVIDNLSHYQKLWLMFNGRNTKSGQPELQHYGIFDTHLIDLISVFNNLPNTNIVYTAWENTRQIQMESGQLYNQFLPDIREKVVNHVMGIVPIVARLIRNPETGQRGFLLTENNGNFAKNQLDNREFALQEDLFQIGDVDVKA, from the coding sequence TTGGAATTTATTCAATCAGAAAAAATGAAAAGGTCGGAGTATTTTAATATTATGATTTATGCAAAACCGGGAGCAGGGAAAACAACGACGATTAAGTATTTAGAAGGAAAAACATTAATGTTGGATTGTGATGGTACGTCGAAAGTATTAAGTGGATTACCTAATATCACGATTGCGACATTAGATCCTCGAAATCCCGTACAAGATATGGCTGATTTTTATGGATATGCGAAGGCACATGCAGAGGAATATGACAATGTAGTAATTGATAATTTAAGCCATTATCAAAAATTATGGTTAATGTTTAATGGGAGAAATACAAAATCAGGTCAACCAGAACTACAACACTATGGAATATTTGACACACATTTAATAGATTTGATTTCCGTGTTTAATAATTTACCAAACACAAATATAGTATATACAGCTTGGGAAAACACGCGTCAAATACAGATGGAAAGTGGGCAACTGTATAATCAATTTTTGCCTGACATTAGAGAAAAGGTAGTTAATCACGTTATGGGAATTGTTCCTATAGTCGCAAGATTAATAAGAAATCCTGAAACAGGTCAGAGGGGTTTCTTACTCACAGAAAACAATGGTAATTTTGCAAAAAATCAGCTAGATAATAGAGAGTTTGCCTTGCAAGAAGACCTATTCCAAATTGGTGATGTTGATGTTAAAGCTTAG
- a CDS encoding DEAD/DEAH box helicase, which produces MTTRNKNNVLFLVHRKELIDQIRNTLTMNDVDMTFVNLGMVQTVVRRLEKTSEPALIIIDESHHVLANSYKKIINHFSNAKVVGFTATPVRINGGGLGDINDILIEKVNVKWLIEKQFLAPYKYFAPEIVQTETLDIKRTGEFDMTGLDDQFNKKMIWGDVIKHYQKLADGEQAILYASSLYQSKKMTMSFEQVGITAAHIDGKTPKAERDHIIQQFRNGEIKVLCNLDLIGEGFDVPDCSTVIMLRPTQSLSLYIQQSMRGMRYRTGKTAIIIDHVGNVNRFGLPDMERKWSLEAKKGSNSNKAEAPVKICPDCFMTVLSSSKQCSHCGHEFKVEVKPIQVDEAAELQEVTEAVFKVNYSSPSECTNMKELYEYAKEHNYKRGWAFHQGKARGFIK; this is translated from the coding sequence ATGACAACGCGCAATAAAAATAATGTTCTTTTCCTAGTTCACAGAAAAGAATTGATTGACCAAATTAGAAATACACTCACTATGAATGATGTTGACATGACATTTGTCAATTTGGGGATGGTTCAAACTGTTGTTCGACGTTTAGAAAAAACTTCCGAGCCAGCTCTAATCATTATTGATGAAAGTCATCATGTGCTTGCAAATAGTTATAAAAAAATAATCAATCATTTTTCTAATGCTAAAGTGGTCGGATTTACAGCAACACCTGTACGAATCAATGGGGGTGGCTTAGGAGATATAAACGATATTTTAATTGAAAAAGTTAATGTGAAGTGGTTAATTGAAAAACAATTCTTAGCACCTTACAAATATTTTGCTCCCGAAATCGTTCAAACGGAAACATTAGACATCAAACGAACTGGCGAATTTGATATGACAGGACTTGACGACCAATTCAACAAAAAAATGATTTGGGGCGATGTCATTAAGCATTATCAAAAGTTAGCAGACGGAGAACAAGCAATACTTTATGCTTCTTCCCTTTATCAAAGCAAAAAAATGACAATGAGTTTTGAACAAGTGGGTATCACTGCAGCACATATTGATGGCAAAACACCAAAGGCGGAACGCGATCACATTATCCAACAGTTTCGAAATGGCGAGATTAAAGTGCTATGTAACTTAGATTTAATTGGTGAAGGATTCGATGTTCCAGACTGTTCTACTGTGATTATGCTACGACCAACACAGTCACTATCACTGTATATCCAGCAATCAATGAGAGGGATGCGATACCGAACTGGCAAAACAGCTATCATTATTGACCATGTTGGAAATGTCAATCGTTTTGGTTTGCCGGACATGGAACGAAAATGGTCCTTAGAAGCGAAAAAAGGGAGTAACAGCAACAAAGCAGAAGCACCTGTAAAAATTTGCCCTGACTGTTTTATGACAGTTTTGTCTAGCAGCAAACAATGCTCACATTGTGGTCATGAATTCAAAGTAGAAGTAAAACCAATACAAGTTGACGAGGCAGCAGAGCTACAAGAAGTAACAGAAGCAGTTTTTAAAGTAAATTATAGTAGTCCAAGCGAATGTACGAACATGAAAGAATTATATGAATATGCAAAAGAACACAATTATAAAAGAGGATGGGCATTCCATCAAGGAAAAGCAAGAGGATTTATCAAATAA
- a CDS encoding DUF669 domain-containing protein has protein sequence MFKVDHNDVFTNGVENGTYEVVLYNANEDATKNGAEFINIDLIIRNDVNQKFQNAHIFHRVWKAKATNEYSRTALNTIAKAIQLPNGKDYNTLDELLKDLLTKTCQVTVKNEESEYNGQTYNNLNVKAWGESKITGPLQHQFKKKENDLPPVEVNESNLPF, from the coding sequence ATGTTTAAAGTAGATCATAATGATGTTTTCACAAATGGAGTAGAAAATGGTACGTATGAGGTGGTTTTATACAACGCAAATGAAGATGCGACAAAAAATGGAGCGGAGTTCATTAATATTGATTTAATTATCCGTAATGATGTAAATCAAAAATTCCAGAATGCGCATATTTTTCACCGAGTATGGAAAGCAAAAGCAACAAATGAATATAGTCGAACGGCATTAAATACAATCGCTAAAGCAATCCAATTACCTAACGGCAAAGATTATAATACATTGGATGAATTATTAAAAGACCTGTTAACTAAGACATGCCAAGTTACTGTGAAAAATGAAGAGTCTGAATACAATGGTCAAACATACAATAACTTAAACGTGAAAGCATGGGGCGAAAGTAAGATCACTGGACCGCTACAACATCAATTTAAAAAGAAAGAAAATGACTTGCCACCAGTGGAAGTGAATGAGAGTAATCTACCGTTCTAA
- a CDS encoding phage/plasmid primase, P4 family yields MYEQIPDELKKLKQWCAFQLVWDEERGKNKKIPMNANDGSYGNSADERTWADFETALTSLNKYQFDGLGFYFKAPYFGVDIDDIQDDIQDYLYGNTENLAAEFIQTLSSYTEYSVSGTGIHIIAKGNFPEGGRRKGNIEMYPDGRFFVMTGQVINNYRQVNEATSAIQYLHSKYIGSKEIRQANHLQSTVDLPTNEIIQRAVQSKQGSQFKTLYDGLWDGLYPSQSEADLAFANMLAFWTGCDPEKMDEIFRSSGLYRTKWDQKRGAQLYGEMVLNKAIANTSEVYQPGSDLEGYSITVKNQNRTVRKVYGLDDTGNAERFRDKFHDIVRFSYINKGFYYYDSKVWKYDNIGAVKTLVDDVIKDMKSEFAYMESESDAEKAFMKHLKATRSNKGKTNMLKEAQHLMPVLPEEFDRYKYFLNTQNGYINLQSGELLDHDRQKMFTKISNIEYTDKIDAPLWENFLNDIFAGDQELIHYIQKAVGYSLSGSTSEQVMFILFGNGRNGKSVFLDIINDIFGSYATNIQPQTIMVKQQSSNANSDIARLHGARFVTTTEPNEGVRLDEGLVKQLTGGDKVTARHLYKDEFEFTPEFKIWMATNHKPIIRGRDDGIWRRLHLVPFTVKIPDEKVDKQLKYKLRSELTGILNWAVEGFLKWQREGLGMPKAVEKASSEYKSEMDVITAFIEDCCETGENKQINAKTLYETYREWARDNGQYLMSSTKFGKEMGLKFEKKRSNGQTAYKCITLNKEYNPMNKPFFSTSY; encoded by the coding sequence GTGTATGAACAAATTCCGGACGAATTAAAAAAATTAAAACAATGGTGCGCTTTTCAACTTGTTTGGGATGAAGAGCGTGGCAAAAATAAAAAGATTCCAATGAACGCAAATGATGGTTCCTATGGAAATAGTGCGGATGAGCGAACTTGGGCAGACTTTGAAACTGCCCTTACTTCTCTCAACAAATATCAATTTGATGGATTAGGATTTTATTTTAAAGCACCGTATTTTGGCGTTGATATAGATGATATTCAAGACGACATTCAAGATTATTTATACGGAAACACAGAAAACCTAGCTGCTGAATTTATTCAAACACTCTCAAGCTATACCGAGTACAGTGTGAGCGGAACAGGAATTCATATTATCGCAAAAGGAAACTTCCCAGAAGGTGGACGTCGTAAAGGAAATATCGAAATGTACCCAGATGGTCGTTTTTTTGTTATGACAGGGCAAGTTATTAATAATTACCGCCAAGTAAATGAAGCAACGTCTGCTATTCAATATCTTCACTCAAAATATATTGGTTCAAAAGAAATAAGACAGGCAAATCATTTACAATCTACAGTGGATTTACCAACGAACGAGATCATACAGCGAGCCGTTCAAAGCAAACAAGGCTCACAGTTTAAGACACTTTATGATGGTTTATGGGACGGTTTATACCCATCACAGTCCGAAGCAGACTTAGCTTTTGCGAACATGCTTGCATTTTGGACTGGTTGCGATCCGGAAAAAATGGACGAGATATTTCGTTCTTCGGGTTTATACCGAACAAAATGGGATCAAAAACGAGGAGCGCAGTTATATGGTGAAATGGTTCTTAATAAAGCAATTGCCAACACATCAGAAGTTTATCAGCCCGGCAGTGATTTAGAAGGTTACTCGATTACTGTGAAAAATCAGAACCGAACTGTTCGTAAAGTTTATGGTTTAGATGATACAGGTAATGCTGAACGCTTTCGAGATAAGTTTCACGACATCGTACGCTTTTCCTATATTAATAAAGGATTTTACTACTATGATTCAAAAGTATGGAAATACGATAACATTGGAGCCGTTAAAACACTTGTTGATGATGTGATCAAAGATATGAAGAGTGAATTTGCTTATATGGAATCAGAATCCGATGCTGAAAAAGCGTTTATGAAGCACCTAAAGGCAACGAGGAGTAATAAAGGGAAAACGAATATGTTAAAAGAAGCCCAGCATTTAATGCCAGTCCTCCCAGAAGAATTTGACCGATATAAATATTTCTTGAATACGCAGAACGGTTATATCAACCTACAGAGTGGAGAATTATTGGACCATGACAGGCAAAAAATGTTTACAAAAATCAGTAATATCGAATATACCGATAAGATTGACGCGCCGCTTTGGGAGAATTTTTTAAATGATATTTTTGCAGGCGATCAAGAATTGATCCACTATATTCAAAAAGCTGTAGGTTATTCGTTGTCTGGTTCCACATCAGAACAAGTCATGTTTATCCTTTTCGGCAATGGGCGAAATGGGAAATCTGTTTTTCTCGATATTATCAACGATATTTTTGGCTCCTATGCAACAAACATCCAGCCACAAACAATCATGGTCAAACAGCAATCTAGTAATGCAAATAGTGATATCGCACGTCTGCATGGTGCTAGGTTCGTAACAACGACCGAACCGAACGAAGGTGTGCGTTTAGATGAGGGACTGGTTAAACAGCTCACAGGGGGCGACAAGGTAACAGCACGGCACCTGTATAAGGACGAATTCGAATTTACACCAGAATTCAAAATATGGATGGCGACCAACCACAAACCGATCATCAGAGGGAGAGACGATGGGATATGGCGAAGATTGCACTTAGTACCGTTTACTGTGAAAATACCCGATGAAAAGGTAGACAAGCAGCTAAAGTATAAACTTCGAAGTGAACTCACTGGCATATTGAATTGGGCAGTTGAAGGATTTCTTAAATGGCAGCGAGAAGGTTTAGGAATGCCGAAAGCAGTAGAAAAAGCAAGCTCCGAATACAAGTCAGAAATGGACGTTATCACTGCATTTATTGAAGACTGTTGCGAAACAGGCGAGAACAAACAGATCAATGCTAAAACTCTCTACGAAACATATAGAGAGTGGGCGAGAGACAATGGACAGTATTTAATGAGCAGCACGAAATTTGGTAAGGAAATGGGTTTGAAGTTTGAGAAGAAGAGGAGTAACGGACAAACTGCATATAAATGCATAACTTTGAATAAAGAATACAATCCTATGAACAAACCATTCTTTTCAACAAGTTATTAG
- a CDS encoding VRR-NUC domain-containing protein: MTAEMDIQNSIRLELSRHGHYVFRANVGKVKLPNGRIFDTGLPKGFPDLFGFRGTDGKMFFIEVKNEIGKLRQEQKNFQQAMQITPAICGVARSAAEAVRIVEEG; encoded by the coding sequence ATGACAGCAGAAATGGATATACAGAATTCTATACGTTTAGAACTTTCCCGCCATGGGCATTACGTTTTCCGTGCTAATGTTGGCAAAGTGAAATTACCAAATGGACGAATTTTTGATACAGGATTGCCAAAAGGATTTCCGGACTTATTCGGATTCCGTGGAACAGATGGAAAAATGTTTTTTATTGAAGTGAAAAATGAGATAGGGAAGTTACGACAAGAACAGAAAAACTTTCAACAAGCTATGCAAATTACACCGGCCATCTGTGGAGTAGCAAGAAGTGCTGCAGAAGCCGTGCGAATTGTGGAGGAGGGGTAA
- a CDS encoding DUF3310 domain-containing protein gives MKIYHTETQEDFDALLEELKNEGYSWFFGEVIPSYDSELWERYKQDTVVHIEEEGVSWGSLSYAKYLHPNTPIEKYKVKQDEVAKWFRGATNAMKAFSSNGVSMKNENNDKVNNPAHYTAGGIETLDYIKAKVSDYPSYAVGNILKYVSRYEHKNGIEDLKKAQFYLNDLIEWMESD, from the coding sequence ATGAAAATATATCACACAGAAACACAAGAAGATTTTGATGCTTTATTGGAAGAATTGAAAAATGAAGGGTATAGCTGGTTTTTCGGAGAGGTTATTCCGTCATATGACTCGGAACTTTGGGAACGGTATAAGCAAGATACTGTTGTGCATATAGAGGAAGAAGGAGTAAGTTGGGGGAGTCTTTCTTATGCTAAATATTTACACCCCAACACACCAATTGAAAAATACAAAGTGAAACAAGACGAAGTTGCAAAGTGGTTCCGTGGCGCTACAAATGCCATGAAAGCATTTTCATCCAATGGAGTATCTATGAAAAACGAAAATAACGACAAAGTAAATAATCCTGCACATTACACAGCAGGTGGTATTGAAACGCTAGACTACATCAAAGCAAAAGTATCTGATTATCCTTCTTATGCGGTCGGAAATATACTTAAATATGTCTCAAGATACGAGCACAAGAATGGCATTGAGGATTTAAAGAAAGCGCAATTTTATTTAAATGATTTGATTGAATGGATGGAGAGTGATTGA
- a CDS encoding DUF722 domain-containing protein has protein sequence MSKRLRKAQYKLIEDELRFYHSTKKELMEKEVNVTLGAWHREYIDENQGGGSAGNISNEVEDRVMLLQMDKEISRLKNIINAIESVLNRLNDEDKQLIQFRYWDRSKPTWVWIASKLNMDESTARRRNKTIILSIAERLGY, from the coding sequence ATGTCAAAGCGATTACGTAAAGCACAATATAAACTTATTGAAGATGAATTAAGATTTTATCATTCTACTAAAAAAGAATTGATGGAAAAGGAAGTTAATGTAACACTGGGCGCTTGGCATAGAGAATACATTGACGAGAACCAAGGTGGTGGCAGTGCAGGGAATATTAGTAATGAAGTGGAAGATCGTGTGATGTTACTGCAAATGGATAAAGAGATAAGTAGATTAAAGAATATTATAAATGCAATTGAGTCTGTGCTTAATAGATTGAATGACGAGGATAAACAATTGATTCAGTTTAGATACTGGGACAGAAGCAAACCAACTTGGGTATGGATTGCCAGTAAGTTGAATATGGACGAGAGTACAGCTAGAAGAAGAAACAAAACAATCATCCTTTCAATAGCTGAAAGATTAGGATATTAA
- a CDS encoding endonuclease domain-containing protein — protein MNLVRCWECEQYISQEASVHFRDLSGGRNLCVECQHKYRKKIEEKKKEYIAHKIEATLERAIHLIEMQECCSMKMDEYLDPYNTVAQFYRNDSSKFDSAHEVMACIELLRSQIKVKTQQRIGRKRVDFILPDMKVVLEIDGGHHRFRIGKDSERDVFILNTLNKSEHGWEIIRIPTRFIEQNIRRLVPSIKALYKERQELRNKHNGFIPSYYSRTNKMSHISAIKGVASDNEIEAMEHELLDGTEHL, from the coding sequence ATGAATTTAGTTAGGTGTTGGGAATGCGAGCAATATATTTCGCAGGAAGCTTCCGTACATTTCAGAGATTTGTCTGGCGGTAGAAACTTATGCGTTGAATGCCAACATAAGTATCGAAAAAAAATAGAAGAAAAGAAAAAAGAATATATTGCGCACAAAATCGAAGCAACACTTGAAAGAGCAATACATCTTATAGAAATGCAAGAATGCTGTAGTATGAAAATGGATGAATACCTTGACCCATATAACACAGTAGCCCAATTTTATAGAAATGACAGTAGCAAGTTTGATTCTGCCCATGAAGTAATGGCTTGTATCGAATTGTTAAGAAGTCAGATTAAAGTAAAAACACAACAAAGAATAGGGCGCAAACGAGTAGATTTTATTTTGCCAGACATGAAGGTTGTATTAGAGATTGATGGAGGGCACCATCGTTTTAGGATTGGTAAAGATTCAGAACGAGATGTGTTTATCCTTAATACTTTGAATAAATCTGAACACGGTTGGGAAATTATTAGAATACCAACTAGATTTATTGAACAAAATATTAGACGTCTTGTTCCTTCTATTAAAGCATTATATAAAGAACGTCAAGAACTAAGAAACAAACATAATGGGTTCATTCCGTCTTATTACTCAAGAACAAATAAGATGTCTCACATATCAGCGATTAAAGGTGTTGCTTCAGATAATGAAATCGAAGCAATGGAACATGAACTGTTAGACGGAACTGAGCATCTATAA
- a CDS encoding HNH endonuclease: MLTQAERHTFYKSKAWASIRKEVLKRDNYECQECKRQGKVFTDYHDPDKHKRLDVDHINDLEHHPELALDIDNLTTLCIKCHNKKHNRFQFRRKINKWVNDERW, translated from the coding sequence ATGCTAACACAAGCAGAACGTCATACATTCTATAAGTCAAAGGCATGGGCAAGCATACGTAAAGAAGTATTAAAGCGTGATAACTATGAGTGTCAAGAGTGTAAGAGGCAAGGAAAGGTGTTTACTGATTATCATGACCCAGACAAGCATAAAAGACTCGATGTGGACCATATTAATGATTTAGAACATCATCCTGAACTTGCGCTTGATATAGATAATCTCACTACTCTGTGTATAAAATGTCATAACAAAAAACATAATCGCTTTCAATTTAGAAGGAAAATAAATAAATGGGTGAATGATGAACGATGGTGA
- a CDS encoding P27 family phage terminase small subunit has translation MSYDIKKLEKELLSKIDTSSQKELEKVNRYINLIKIFYELDESIEADGAVVTTENGSQKFTKTHPAIQEKGRINTSLLSIERSFIFKGEDNPLDGSDLL, from the coding sequence ATGAGCTATGATATTAAAAAATTGGAAAAAGAGCTGCTGTCAAAAATCGATACTAGCAGTCAAAAAGAACTTGAAAAAGTAAATCGGTATATTAATTTAATTAAGATTTTTTATGAGTTAGATGAAAGCATTGAAGCAGATGGAGCGGTAGTGACAACGGAAAATGGATCACAAAAATTTACCAAAACGCATCCGGCTATTCAAGAAAAAGGTCGCATCAATACATCCCTTCTTTCTATTGAACGATCCTTCATTTTCAAAGGCGAAGATAATCCGCTGGATGGTAGTGATCTTCTATGA